Genomic window (Pectinophora gossypiella chromosome 5, ilPecGoss1.1, whole genome shotgun sequence):
ATCCTAACCAAATGAAACTAGCATAATATTGCAAGGTTTTGACGCGAATTCGATAAACGTCTTAATCCGAGGTACGGGAGTTAAGGCGGAAAAACAAGTGACATTAAATATGAATACTTTGACGAGCCTCCTGCGCCAATGCGtagtttacacctacacatgaTGACGTAACAATAACAACACGCACGACAAATGTCGATTTTCAGCCGATGTCAGTTTTCTTCCTGTTTTCAACGCCAACTTTGAGTAGTTTGGATCTGTTTGGAATAAAATGCTTTTTGATCCTCTTCCAGAGATATAAgtatacgtatatatgtatTGTTACTTTCaccaaaaatacaattttgcgATGTCACGACTAGTAAAACAGAAAAAGGTACCAGCCAAAACTAAAGAACCAGCGACCAGAGACAAATACAAGGTGCAAAACCGTAAAACTCTTATTGGCAACTCACACATATTATAACTGGCCTTCACCACAATTCAAAAGTCGAATCCGAACTTGAACGTTAAAAAACCTCAgacgaagaataataaactttCCAATTTTAAACAGCGAAGAATAAGTTAAAAAACTTCTaaataaagcacataataacgagttcttaccgcgtttaaatggggatatgacaaaaaaaatcaatgtaAAAATTTTCTAGTCTATTTCTATTCTAGTTCTTAATATTTCCCGTCGTAAAGCTATACTCTAACACAATGCTTTAGAAACGAACATTTTGTGGCCTGTAGTGTGCCAGTATAAACGTTACTGTTTCTTAGGAGACCACATAAACTAGAATTCTTTGTTGTACGGCTTGAACTGCGGTTAGATTATGaggatgtaaaaaaatattttatttttcaatcgaATTAGACATTTAAATATTAAGTGACCGGTGTTTATATGAAGTCCGCGGAGGAATGTTTCGGAAATTTCGtcagatttttcaaaaaataactcatgctgttaaaaataaagttttgaaGGTTTTCCTATAATTATCGTCTATCATCATACAACTTCAGGAAGATGTCGAACAGCGATCACACCGTTTTTATATGCCGCGATGGGAATTACTATTGCGCTTAAGAAGTATTTATTAAGAATCGTATCATTGTCAACAACAGGATTTAGCCAATTTTTCTTATTTCAGCTACAGACTTCCATTGCAGAAGGTCAGATAGTAAAATCCGGACCTTAATCACTAGCAGTGTAATCGCTAGACAGATGATAGTGATGTATTATATAGATTTCTATCACGTATTGCATTCTCTCTGGTCTACCTTGAGCTCGCTGGTTATTCAAATCTTGGCGCCAACATCATACTTGGAGCGGAATGATGTACAATATTTTCTAAACACCTGTCCACTAATTAAAAGTCAACACCCTTACAGATGTGCAGTTTCAAGGCCACTTCAATTTAGACTTTATCACGACAGAGTAAAGAGCGGAGGTCTGCGACAATTGAACGCAGTTGTACTACAGTAGGCAAAGGGCCAAGAGTTGATCAGGTGAGTCAATTGGCTTGTAATCTTGAAATGAACGTCGTATTTACAGGTAAGGCATTATCTAAACGGGGATAGTAGATTATGGTAAAATATTTCGCTATTTTTAGTTACGAGTTTCCCTTttctttttacgtgacttatttttcACTTCGCGTGATGtagtttttaaaacaatatgatCAGATGCttgcgaatctcggctcagagTATCGTCTCAGAGAATTGTCTTGCCAGAGAGATTATTGCAATAACAGTATTGCAAGTAGCGGAGAGATAAGTCTGTACctatcaacaaaaaaaaaggtttgatgttaaatatatttgtctgaccaagtagtcaatgccatttgcggcaaatctacaataacaaacagctgtaaaatataatatatctttGTGATGTAAAACTTTTGCCTTTTTCCCTGCCCTACACATTTTGTCTGTCAATTTTCTTACATAATGTTTTGATGTTGTTACATTAaaagaacaaataaaattaGCATAGTTTTATAATACCTCTGGGCTTTTTCTCTGGTCTTTCCAGATTCAGATTCTACTTCCGAAACGCGCTGCTGTAGTCATTTTCCGTTTTGTGTgcaattataatcactatcagaGAACATGATTAggccttattttatttattttgaaaatcgaATCTGACATTTCTCaccttaattatatatttatatccaGTCTCCAAAGACTACTAGTCTGTCGTTTTAGTGTAGATATCCTCTATCCATACAAGCTGTCTTTCAGTTGATTTGAAAGTGAATGTGTCGTATTTTTCCCGACTGTCTTCATTAGGATCTTTTCAACACGTATTAGAGTTCCTTTACTATACCGGGGACAAAATGAGTTGCTTGTGAAAATATAAGGAACcagctatatataattataattcgtTCCTTTTATGTGCCTTGATAGAGGAACTAAGGTAATATCAAAAACGTCTTTAGCAGTAAGTAAACGTGATGAACTATAGTtaagttatacattgtttgaggtttacgtggtaattatcataattaaaacacataatacacatacacacacatggcacttgcaacagtgttgaaatatcgggagtctcatatcccagattaacgcggtaagaacccggtattatgtgttttaattatagttaAGTTGTCGCGCAGAATATTTCCCTCGCCATCCAATGGGGTAACGCTGAAAGCGTGATGGGCAtattcggtcgagaggtggtaAAAAGGAGTTTTTAATTGAGCCagtagttaggtacctataagtaatttttttagttttagtagtttagtattaaaagtgctggaaagagtagaAGAAAAAAGAGTCATAATAAAGactagagaaccggagaggaaatatgattggtcacctgatacgacacgattcctttatcaaaaacattatattatggaaatattgaaagaaagagaggaaggggtagacctaggaaaacatttatgaaacaaataaaagagaaggtgcaggtcatgtcgtatcaggaggtgaaggttttggcgggaagaagagaggaatggcggttactccaccgactagagcgcagctcttatatAAAGAGagagtttagttttaattatttgtagttGTTAAGTctaagaatatttaaaaattgacgttaggttgttgttataattattaaaactttaaagaactgctgctatttatttatgggatgttcataaaaaaacagttttccagAAATATATGACTGTTTAGTGGTCTGTAACAGTTCCTGAACTGAAGAGAACCCTCGCCTTTGATTTAACGCTTGACATATTCAGAAAGTTTGTGGTATAAATGTACTAAGCACGTAACACGTAACACGCACGTAAAAGTAGTATAAGACGTAAGAGCACGTTTTGGCACTGATTACTTTACTTGTCCGATATAAGACGGCTGTGTACTTGACAATCAGTGTCTCTTGTATTACTTCCGTTTTTATATGGTAAAACAAATTTAAGTACACAACTGAACTTATAACGAATTTCTTGTCAGCCCTTTTCCGTACCTGCTGCGTCAAAAATAGCAAGTAAGTAAATGTACCTATTCGTAGTTTTTATTTATGACGGGTTTGAGATTCGGTATAAAGATAGcttaggtttaggtttattCTCGAGATTATTAATATCATGTACTTAAGTATACGAAcatgttatttttatgtatatctcATTACATTTTGTGACTTCttttaaatacctacaaaaCCTGTAAAGCGGGTCATACTACGGTGAAATTTTCGCTATAGTTTTTTCACATCAAGTTTTTGTTACGTTTGACGTGTTTGCTGTTTTCTATTATAGAAACAACAAAATGTCTCATTTAAAATATCAGTCCAATATAGGCCTTTTACATGCACGCTATTAATAACCCGGTTTTATGTCATTAAAGGTCGCAAACACAGAGCGTCATCTTTATTAAGACAGAAGTGGGTCGAGGCAACACGCACCATCGGATATTTTTGGCGGGAACACGCATTGTGCAACACTTTTTGATTTTCGAACACGAAATAAGTTCAGGAATTTAttcgtgtgatgctctgtcgcggagccaccacctccaattcagttgaaaacgatatagattactgtacgtaccatgtacatagtgtacgtgaaaagattttatgtgtacgtgctataattagaaagaaaacaacaaattaaagtggcttcgctggagagcatactccccagcggagccactcagtttgcatacttcgagatgttttcttcctgtaaattgtagtatagtttgatgtacgtactacgtacatagtgtacgtgaaaagattttatgtgtacgtgctataattagaaagaaaacaacaaattaaagtgtatatgacggcatgaacaaaacgtgaagcgctgaagattttaagaaacaatctccttgcgagaactttttatctatgcacaaactactaagagaacctatttcagacgaacgtctctcatacaaaacaaagagcctcagaatttagagtatgacacttgatttgacatataaaattatattgccacacgcaaaaataattgtggggttgccatagtaatgatatggcacggcgtggcagtagtgatagctttaaattatttagattactttaaattttgatgacaaggtttggtgacggatcggtacggcactgacaatttatgtcaaatctgtcataaatacacggccggaaatgttcatacaaaaaaattgtaccatagcgcaaatgtaccgagtttagaaaatgacagctacttcacccctctcctacttcatttcacccctctgcgatcttccgccatcttgggacaatcttaggttaggatataaacatagacacaagggcaagcgctgcccgcccggcgtcctaaccaaacaaaatccaaaatcaatcattgtttcattgtagttttataaatgtaagtgatcgagtgaaatttgcgttgaataaattccgtagttagcctctcaactagaaaactgtgatatccatacagtatgagtgtaagataagtaagcgaaaagacgaaaagacgctatatttcaccagtttcctaaaagtgagctaggaagaactctagaagtgcagaagttacagtgtttgtgtgatgacaatttgcgaaggcttaggactactgggaacaattgtgtttgccatgcggattgcacaaagacatttttgttaaaaactttccgggtctctcaagattagcagtgttattataaacaaaatattaaagggtacagatgtctctagattagagagtttagaggaaagtttgccattaatgcaaaaaggcatatttaaaataataataataaagctctatttcagaaaaaaaatccataaaatataaaacaaaattaaaaaataaaatgttatacaagtaaactgcagtcttttttttataaaccttgtcatcaaaatttaaagtaatctaaataatttaaagctatcactactgccacgccgtgccatatcattactatggcaaccccacaattatttttgcgtgtggcaatataattttatatgtcaaatcaagtgtcatactctaaattctgaggctctttgttttgtatgagagacgttcgtctgaaataggttctcttagtagtttgtgcatagataaaaagttctcgcaaggagattgtttcttaaaatcttcagcgcttcacgttttgttcatgccgtcatatacactttaatttgttgttttctttctaattatagcacgtacacataaaatcttttcacgtacactatgtacgtagtacgtacatcaaactatactacaatttacaggaagaaaacatctcgaagtatgcaaactgagtggctccgctggggagtatgctctccagcgaagccactttaatttgttgttttctttctaattatagcacgtacacataaaatcttttcacgtacactatgtacgtagtacgtacatcaaactatacttcaatttacaggaagaaaacatctcgaagtatgcaaactgagtggctccgctggggagtatgctctccagcgaagccactttaatttgttgttttctttctaattatagcacgtacacataaaatcttttcacgtacactatgtacatggtacgtacagtaatctatatcgttttcaactgaattggaggtggtggccccgcgacagagcatcacacatttattcgtatttttttaatacaggTTTTGATGACGGCCGGAAAGGAATGTCTTCAGTTTATTAGCAGAGTCAAATCACTATTTTAGGTTTTTGTACTATACTTAgctaatattcatttattgtcCTGAATGTTTccgttcaaatattttactttttagttcttcttttaatattttacgaaaaatatgTACGGTTCGTTTAGTAAAAGAGAACATATTTTGGCTCTGAACCCAAAGCAAAGTCTATTGAACTTCAAATTTCAAGGCTTATAGATGTAGGGATAATTGTTTGTGACGATATTTCTGGTTCATATGGATAGTTTCCAGTAGTCTGATCATCATCACAAACAATTCTAAAGAAGCCATACCAATTAGAGCCTAAAATACAATTTTCCTGTCTAAAAGGAAGATAGTACAGTGGATtcttaaagaaaacaaacataaaaaaggggaatatattttaatgttgtcaCAATCAGTCATGCTCATCGAAGCTGTCACAGCGTGCTGTATTAATCGAAGCTAATCTCCGGAGTTACCCCAGAAATCGTCTACATCGTCCTCCGTTACCTTCTCTTTCGCATCTTCTTTCTCTTCTTCGAAGGAGCCTAGTTTGGGCATGTCCTTGAGCTTGGGCTTGAGCTCTACGACGTCCTCGGGGGCGGCGATGTCCCACGAGTCAGGTCGTCGTTCGTTCGAGTTCTCTCTCGACCGACTTCTGGAATAAGAACGCGTGGCTAGATTAGGGGTGCTCCCGAAACCGCCACGTTCGCTGCTCATACGTTCGAACTCCGCTTCCTCGAGTGACGTGAACATCTTAAGTTCCTCCTCGCGCGACGCCCGCGATTCTCGCGACGAGGTCGACGACGAAGAGTGACGCTTTTTGAAACTTCTGCGCCTGCCACTCGGGTCGCTTCGTTGCAACGGTCGGTACTTTATCCCATCAAGAGATCTTAAACAAAACAACATGATTCGGTATAGTACAGGTGAACGATGTAGTTGGAGGTAGCTTTCTACTCGTGCGGGTGAAGATGGAGCCATGAACACTCATGATGGAGGAGCTACTACTACAGCGGGGTGAGAGCGACACTACGGGTGATCCGTGCCCGACAACAATGAATATTATTAACCTTAGAAACTCTTCGCTGTAAACTTTGACTCCTCTCGCGTCGTCGTCGAATGATTGGAAATGTATCTCGGGCAGTGTTGGTTGGTGGGTGCTGGGGCTCTTAGGGCGGTATAGCCAAGTCAGTTTATTAGAACCCTCGCTTTGTTCATCTCCCTCGTCACGCCCGAAAGAACCTTCCGAAAAACGATGATCTGAAATATTTTCAGAAGTAGGTGATCTGTTTCGTTGTCCAACACTGAACGATTCTGATGAGTTGGATATGATTGTTTTCGTTTTTGTCGGCGTATACCTTTCAGTCCTGTAGTCACCATTCGCATGAGAACTATTAGAGTCGACGGAATCTTGACCAAAGCTAGATATTTTAGTCGAGAAAAGAATTGCTGTGGAATCGGGCTGGCCATCGTAGTATTTGACTGCGGCTGATTTGAGTTTTCCGTTTTCGTCTTCGGTGAGGCAGAGGTATCCCTGGCCACATTGCCTGGTCCAATCGACGGTGGAGGAGGGGTTGGCGGACTTCTGAAGCAGCTTGGTGTAGTACTCGACGAGCTCGGTGAAATCGGGGTCCGTGTCGGGCACCATGCCGTTCAGGATGTGGTTTATGAACTCGATGGCTTCATGGATGCCCGCATATGAAATAATAGCGGATATAGCTAGTCCCATTTTTACACAATTTCCTTTGCACACACGATACTTTTAAGGGGGCGGAAGGGTGGGCCTTAACGTAGAGGGTGTCAGGGGAGCAGGGATGCAGCGTACGCTAGGACAAGACTGTAACAACTGAAATTAAAGTGATATAGTTGCCAAAGATTTGTGTCCAATTTAGAATTGAGCTTGGCTGTGAAGCCAGACATCATTACATTTAATCTGGGAGAGGAAGGTCGAAGTGGCCGAGACAATGAACATGATTCGATCGGTGATTGATTCGTGTCTGCCTTTGTATATCGTGTCGCTCTGACGTGACACATTGCAGCTTTCGCAGCAAAACGCCAGAACAATTTCAGCTTCTTGCTAAAATAGAATTATGCAACGATTCTTATGATAGTCTATTTTTGCATTTGGCATCAAGAAGGCAGTTAATTTTTGGTATAGCAAATGGGGCAACAATTAAATTAATGTGTTTTGTTCGTAGTTCCTACCCATTGCCCAGAATCTGTCATTCTTTAGCTGAAATACTTTTGTTGTCGTTTGTTATTTTCTGCCATACCATTAAGACATTTTTATTGAACGAGTATACCTGTTATGGCTCAAACTGTTTCTTCTTTAACTAGAATCACATAGAATCTACATAGAATGCTTTTGAGCTCCCTCAGTATCCTGAAGGTGTTTTCTTATAGAATTGACTCACTCACGCTGAAGAATGCAATTTTCTTGTGACTAACATAGTTTGTGTATGTTACTTAACAAGTGAAAAGTTTCCTAAAAAATACATCTCAAGTTATGATCGTATTTATCTCTCCAGATTATTCTAGAAATATCTATAATTCTGTACATAACTAAGATTTAGTGTGACGTGGGCTCGCGAGTTATGACAAAGTAATTCTGGAAGTTGACATTGAAACTGAGACTGAAGGCTGCAAATAGTGTTCGATCCCATGCTGTGAGTCATCGACCTTTAAGAACGGATCCTTTAAGGACTTTAATTACGGATTCtatatttgaaaattaaaaaatagtacctacctagattTCACAATTGGAATTATAAATATTGAGCAAAGAACAACAGACAGAACaagtaataaaatgttatagtTAAATAGATTATCCAAAATTagagatttttcttttatctctaCTTTGTGTACGAATGTTATTACGCTAGATTACGTTTTGTTTTGCGAagaatttaagtttaaatatcgtattgttaattttagataaaatatgTCCGTTAAAGTTTTGTTGTTTATCGTAAAGTTTTATGTTTTCAGTTTTTTACAGGTAATATTTGGTTTGCTTTTAAGTAACTTGTTTTCTTGTACATTTAGTAATTCTGGACATCTAGATTCTACCTACTTTGACCGGAATATTGGTATCTTTGCTTAATATTGGTATctaatatttttatctgtttTAAACGCGAGCTCTATTAGAGGAAAAACAATATTGTACAATTTCTTGTCAAGATCTCAATAGGGAAAATTTCGGATCTTCAGAAATTGGCTTGCACGTTTttgttttagatatttttaCTTAGTAGCACAgatggttcgaccattatagacggcgatgcggctgtTCACCTATCCCGTTggcctaacggaaagctcggcgGTCAGGTTTGGGAAcctagttcattttgcgatggatatcTTCTGGTGTCCTTCTGCACACGTACCCAAGACGGGTTGATTGAAGCGACAATTTTTGGACGAAAACCACGCGATTTCTTATTTGGACTGCAGCCAACAGATAATTTGATTGTCGGTCAGTGTGCAAAATGCTAACGATACTGTGTTTTCTGCGAGTTCATgacattttgtttcttttatattttctttgacaatatatttttttaattatgctCTAAAAGAATGATTTGGTGGCGACCTTAAATAAACGAATGAACAAAAACGATTTCTGATTagatattaggtaggtacctgctaCTGAAAACCATTGAATGCTAAGAAGAATAAAGGAAGACCTGCCcattttcttaattataatcatatcatttattgtgtACAACATGGTAGGAGTTTGGtaataacagctgtttgtaacctaaataccatgcacagaatacatttcatttcatttcaatataaggtgagtaacacatatggacccggattgggcacagcaatttaaagaaGAGTTACAACATATTGTTTAGGCTTACACATAATAAATGAGAacaagtatacataatttagacataaaagtaaaataaaactactaatcattaaaaaactcctgcagagtataaaaacttttgtcatgagcaatataatgtacccactttaggactctgtcgcactaacatatttgacatttagtgagacttacagttcaatttgtcaaaaaagttaatgtgacatggtaccaaagtgtatacatattaatgctcgtgaccgtactgtttTAAActtcttttgaaattatttaaatcgGTGATGTCTTGCAAGGATTTTACCCATAATGTCCTAGAGCCTTGAAAACTCCAAGAATATACGTAGTAATATTTGGAAAACTCAAACTGCACAATCGCTGGGCGTACATGTAAACTTGTGGGGAAACAATAAATATGACGTGTACCAAACAAGCCAACAAGACCTAAATAGTTTGTAAGCTATTACCGAGAGCTGCACACGTTACTCGGCTGAATCGGCTGTTAAACTTGTCGTTAATGTAGTTATAATCCACATTCCATCTTGTACTGGCAAGTCGGCATTGTATATgccgtggccagatcttagaattgatcatttcatgatgtgctcgatcatttcatgaaaaggtcatatttcatgaaatagaatacctatatttattggtaagttgtacttatctAGCTGTTGTATattttgtacccgcaatctttcaatttgtttatatttttcctcaccttatggttgtctggaagaaatcgctttaagcgataaggccgccatttgccatttacttagttgagagtctttttctaattatttctttttattttggtgcaataaagtgtatttgtattgtattgttttgtagaATATCActggttggccacatcatgatgtagtttgaccagatcaatgaacacaaaacgtttaacgacatgagcaactaaatgcatgattacttatTACCAAACGAAACACCttatttttcggataatcaggtgatttcagcctCCAATTCCTGGGACATCAAAGGACAGTCCCAGGAAGAAATTTTGGTTATACGtgtccgggaatcgaacccaggactccGAGTCGTGCTAACGcttaactactggaccacggaggtagtATGCCGCCGTGCACACacatctcttttttatttatatctatacGTAGGTATTAGCCGGAGTTTTAAACATGTAGCTATTCAAAACATAGAGGAAAATCGTCATTACTATGGTAGAATAAACAACCCGAGTCATTCAGCACGATCCATCTAATTAGAGAACTGTGACGTAGGTCGTAGTGACGTCACACGCGGACCGTGTGAAGCGAGATTAAGGCGCGTTTACAATACATGTGCAAAATAATATGTTGCAGAGAAAATTCAAAtcgaaaaaattctgactcggacgggacttgtacCCGCCCTTGACAGGAGGTAGAGCCGGTggtgtaattattaattattatttatttaaatcagatTACAAGATCCattaatttgttagtaacagaCTTAGCCtatgttaaaaagaaaaataacaaataaaaaataaaattaatgaataatgcCAGACATTAAACTCATCGAATGGTTTTGGATGTCGAATCGCCCTGGTTAACTCGCTCGTCGCTCGTCGTCGTGTCGTATCTATttgttcgtattattttatgatatttttatgtttatggtaaatcgtattaatgtgtatttattgtaatagttataattttgtaatactaaataattatatgttagtaagtataagtagtatgtatctatgtacatatataccgcgatgtccgtggcctcactcggcagggcccgcagaataccagcgtcttggctcacgccgcgacttatgctgagcgaggtccttttattccggactccaccgcagatgatcgggccgtcagtgcgttgcatttagaatactttattattattgtttttatgattttggtttgtttttctttttgctttggtatttttttttgtctgtgtacttattgatttccgtgtggtttctgtcctgtgttaaatgtaatgtacctgtctgtctgtgtctgtggtgtccggaagtaataaatgtttctttctttctttctttcgtcccggcttgacaagagctgcgggttcaagtcagatttttttcgatttaaattttctcccTGTGAGTTTCCTTACGCACggataagtgctataaaaacaaaaatcatgacCTCCATGATAATCCCCCCTCCCCCGACACATCCGCCAATGCGCCATTGACCGCAAATTAAAGCTACtgtaaaattatctttattgaaatataattactaattgtactgaattaaTCGTTATGTTTAATGGCTGGTACTTTAATATTATCTTCCAGCTCTTGTGTGTAATGATGATGTAAACGGTGTAAATCAAGATCACTAGTGAACACCAGCCTAGCGTGGACGAGAATTTGGGATTCACTCAATTAGCTGGATTCAGACtctaacacgggatattttacattctaaataggctagtttccaactagtcaaatcagttactttttactaaacgtcaaaacacgaaattattatggaattaaattaaatgaaaaggCACACAGTGACGTTAAAGgagaacgtaataaaatgtcgcacttattattacgtttttcttgattaaaattcataaataagttaaatagaaaaaagaaaaactttttcgcttagttttagatgtgtctttatttagtaatcagagtttaataatttatcttaaacctaatTTATTGCACCCGGTTACCATACTTTGCACCAATGagctattaatttatcttaagtgcagttttcactaacacagttggctcgaccattacgtatacacggcgatacggctcacctttcccgttggtctaatagaaagctcggtgagatgtggtacttagttcatcttgcgatggatgtacctctgactatcccaattgtgATTTGCTTTCTTTCTCGCCACACAGTGCAttaggttacactgtaatgCTGTATCTAcctttgtaaataattaaatatatgtatgtatgtgttcagTCGCATTCTTTACAAGGAGCAAGTCCAAAAATGTACACTCGCATCTCTGTCATACTTATCGGGATGGCCAGAATCCGAATCATATCTTAAAAACCGAACTTATGGAACTACCTTATAACTAAGTTACGTACTATAACGCCAAAGTTTTCTTTCCTATTATTACTGttacaatttttaataagtaagcaATGTcttttataaattaacatttggGTAAAGTAAAGAACAG
Coding sequences:
- the LOC126367027 gene encoding paxillin homolog 1 isoform X2, with amino-acid sequence MGLAISAIISYAGIHEAIEFINHILNGMVPDTDPDFTELVEYYTKLLQKSANPSSTVDWTRQCGQGYLCLTEDENGKLKSAAVKYYDGQPDSTAILFSTKISSFGQDSVDSNSSHANGDYRTERYTPTKTKTIISNSSESFSVGQRNRSPTSENISDHRFSEGSFGRDEGDEQSEGSNKLTWLYRPKSPSTHQPTLPEIHFQSFDDDARGVKVYSEEFLRSLDGIKYRPLQRSDPSGRRRSFKKRHSSSSTSSRESRASREEELKMFTSLEEAEFERMSSERGGFGSTPNLATRSYSRSRSRENSNERRPDSWDIAAPEDVVELKPKLKDMPKLGSFEEEKEDAKEKLIFSGEYTKAMNKDWHSGHFCCWQCDESLTGQRYVLRDEHPYCIKCYESVFANGCEECNKIIGIDSKDLSYKDKHWHEACFLCAKCRVSLVDKQFGSKLDKIYCGNCYDAQFASRCDGCGEVFRAGTKKMEYKTRQWHEKCFCCVVCKNPIGTKSFIPREQEIYCAGCYEDKFATRCVKCNKIITQGGVTYKNEPWHRECFTCTNCNTSLAGQRFTSRDEKPYCADCFGELFAKRCTSCTKPITGIGGTRFISFEDRHWHNDCFICAQCKTSLVGKGFITDGQDIICPECAKQKLM